Proteins encoded in a region of the Streptomyces liliiviolaceus genome:
- a CDS encoding DinB family protein, giving the protein MTAQETRALVNAALADPELDLGVPLSMSLALREGLHTRVLVALTRGDYHPAVGEVPGTLTYRDGDQVRVVNLSPESELILAAYLAR; this is encoded by the coding sequence ATGACAGCGCAGGAGACTCGCGCTCTCGTCAACGCCGCGCTCGCAGACCCCGAACTCGACCTCGGTGTTCCCCTCAGTATGTCACTTGCACTACGCGAAGGCCTACACACCAGAGTCCTCGTCGCTCTGACGCGTGGCGATTACCATCCGGCCGTCGGCGAAGTGCCGGGAACCCTGACCTACCGCGACGGCGACCAGGTCCGCGTCGTTAACCTCTCCCCTGAGTCCGAACTCATCCTGGCCGCCTACCTGGCGCGATGA
- a CDS encoding DUF6233 domain-containing protein encodes MGKRRRPISRDEARRLLNAGLRACSHCSPDTLLDIPLSNCPALAAAAR; translated from the coding sequence ATCGGCAAGCGCCGCCGCCCCATCAGCCGTGACGAAGCCCGCCGACTCCTCAATGCCGGGCTGCGCGCGTGCAGCCACTGCAGCCCGGACACCCTGCTCGACATCCCCTTATCCAACTGCCCGGCCCTTGCCGCCGCGGCGCGCTGA